The segment ACATACTGCGGATGTCCCGCCGACCGCCCGAGACCAGGGTCGAAATTGAGTATCAGTGAACAGCGCGAAGTCGCCCGTCCCCGGGCGCGTGGCACCGAGCGCTCACTGGCGCGCCGCGCCGAACTCATCTCCATCGGGCGGAAGTTGTTCGCCGACACGTCCTACGACGCGCTCTCGATGGACGACATCGCCCGGCAGGCGCATGTCGCCAAGGGGCTGATCTACTACTACTTCCAGTCCAAACGCGGCTACTACCTGGCGATCATCCAGGACTCGGTCGCCGACCTGGTCACCTTCGCGGCGAGCGGCCTCGAACTGCCGCAGGTGGACCGGGTGCACCGCACCATCGACGGCTATCTGCGCTACGCCGAGCACAACCAGGCGGCCTACCGCACGATCGTCAGCGGCGGTGTCGGCTTCGACACCGAGGTGCACGCCATCCGGGACGGGGTGCGCGCGGCGATCGTGGCGACCATCGCCGAGGGCGCGTACGGCAGCAGCGACATCCCCGCCCTTCCCCGGATGGGCCTGCTCGCCTGGTTGTGCAGCGTCGAGGGCGCCACCCTGGAGTGGATCGCCCGCCCCGAACTCTCGCGCGAGGTCATGGTCGAGCTGCTGGTGAAGACCCTGGGCGGCTCCCTGCGCGCCATCGAGGAGATGGACCCCGCCTTCACGGCGCCGAAACCGGCCCAACGCGTGGACTGAGGGGCGCCGGGCGGGAGTGCCCCGGGGCGGAGGCTCGTGGTCCCCCGCCCCCGAGTGCCCCGCCCCCGAGTGCCCGGGGTGCCGGGCTACTTGATCGCGTGGATCAGCTCACCGTTCGCCGTGTCCCCGCTCAGCTCCCAGAAGAACGTTCCGCCCAGGCCCTGCGCCGCCCGGTACTTCATCTTCGTCGCGATGGTCCTCGGGGTGTCGTAACTCCACCAGTCGCTGCCGCACTTGGCGTAGGCGGTGCCGCCGACGGTGCCGGTCGCCGGGCACTTGACCTTCAGCACCTTGTAGTCCTCACTGCCCGCCTCGTACGTCCCGGCCGCCGGTCCCGTGGCCGCGCCTCCCGGCTTCGCCTGGGTGACGCCGGTCCAGCCGCGCCCGTAGAAGCCGATGCCGAGCAGCAGCTTGCGTGACGGGATGCCGAGGCTCTTGAGCTTGGCGATCGTGGTGGCGGTGTCGTTGCCCCGCTGGGGAATGCCCCGGTAGGAGGTCAGGGGGGAGTGCGGTGCCGTCGGGCCGGCGGCGGCCCAGGTGCCAAAGTAGTCGTACGTCATCGGGTTGTACCAGTCCAGGTAGCGGGCCGCGCCCGCGTAGTCCGCCGCGTCGATCCGGCCGCCGGCCGTCGCGTCCGCCGTGATCGCGGCGGTGAGCAGCTCGCGCCTGCCGAACTCGGCGCGCAGGGCCGCCATGACGTCCCGGAAGGCCTCGCGGCCGCTGGTGTCGCAGGTGAGGCCGCAGGCGTTCGGGTACTCCCAGTCGATGTCGATGCCGTCGAAGACGTCGGCCCACGCCGGGTTCTCGACCAGGTCGTGGCAGGACCGGGCGAAGGCCGCGGGATCCTTGGCGGCCTCGCCGAATCCGCCCGACCAGCTCCAACCGCCGAACGACCAGATGACCTTGAGCCGAGGGTGCAGCTTCTTCAGCTTGCGCAGCTGGTTGAAGTTGCCGCTGAGCGACTGGCCCGCGGTGTCGGCGACGCCGTCCACGGACTCCCCGGCGGTGAAGGGCTTGTCCGTATCGGCCCAGGGGTCGCCGAGGGCACACTTGCCGTCGACGACGTTGCCGAAGGCGTAGTTGATGTGGGTGAGGCGGTCGGCGGACCCGGACGTCTCGATGTTCTTCACGTAGTACTGGCGGTCGTAGATGCCCCAGTCGGTGAAGTAGCCGACGACCTTCGAGCGGTTCGCGTCGGCCGGGTGCGTCTTGTCGGGGTGGGTCTCGCCGGCGGTGGCGGTGCCCGCACCGGCGAGCAGGGCGGCGCCGACGGCGGCACAGCAGACGGCGGAGACCAGCGTCCGGAGTCTGCCGCGGGGGCCGGGGCGGGGGCGGAGCCTGGTGTGCATCGGGTGTCTCCTCGCAGGGCAGGGGGAGGGGATCGCACGCCGATCGGCATGAACGCGGGGAGGCGTCGGACGGAAACGGTAGGAGGACTAGACCAGTTCGGTCAATGGTTCGGACCAATCCCTCCGCGGGTCGGCCGCCCTGCCGTCCGGCCCGCCCTCCCGTCGGTCCCTCGGGCCGCTGCTGCCTGGCCCGCCCTCCCGTCGGTCCGTCAGGTGGCCGCAGCCCGGTCCGCCCGTCAGCCTGCCGCTCGGCCTGCCCGTTCGCTCACCGCTGGGTCTGCCCGGCTCGTCGGCGCCCGGTGCCCGCCCGGGGGTGGGGCCGGCGGCCGTTCAGCGGCCGTCGCCCAGCGGGTCCGGGAACCCGCTGAACTGACCCGGCCGTACCTGCGGTGCCGCCAGCCGGATCCATTCAGGGTCGTGACGCCCCGGCAGGGTGCGGCCCCGGTCGGCCCAAGTACGCATCAGGTCTTGGTAGATGGGCGGATCCTGCGGGGGTGCCGGCGTCGGCGGAACCGATTCTGCCCGGACCGGTCCGGGGCGCACGGGGACGAACAGCTGGCGGTGACGCCCGGGTGCGACCGTCTGAGTGGGGGTCATACTAGGGCAACGCGAGGCCGCCGGAACAGGTCACCGACGAGGGCGCTCGCGCGTGAGTTCGGCAAGTGCCCCGGCCCGGGCAGGCCGGGCCCTTCGGGCGCGCGGGACCCGCACCACGGCGGTCTGCCGACCGTGGCGCGGGACCGGTTGCGAGAGTTCGACCCGCGACGCGGGCGGGGTGGCGGCGCTCAGGCGGCCGCGCGGCGCAGCACCGGCACGCGCATCGGGCGCGAGCCCGGGCCGCCGACGTGCGAGAACGGCTGGGTGCGCCAGTCCAGTCCCTGAGGAAGTGTCAGCAGGAGGGCGGTGTCCTGCTCCTGGGGCTCCACGGACTCGTCCGCGGGCCGGGCCTCCGAGGCCCCGCGTCCCGTCCCCGCGCACACCGTGAGCCCGAAGGGGTTCCACGGCGAGGCGCACAGCGCGTGCTCCGGCAGGACCTCCTCGTCCGCCAGCAGCGCGATGGGCTGCGCGCAGTCCGGGCAGATCACCCGGTACATCTCGAAGGTGTCGTACGCGTCGAAGTGGTCGGCGTGGTCGGCGTCGAAGCCGTCGGAGTGCTCGGCGTCGGGTTCGACGCCCTCCGGCTCGGGTTCGACGACGGACTGGAGCCGCTTGGGCGCGGTGCGACCAGGGCGCTTAAGACTCTGCATGGGATTCTCCCCCTCGGGCTGGGCCGGGACGGCACTGCGGCCTCGACCACAGCAAGCACTTCCCGCCCGGTCTCGGCGGTAATCACGAGGACATCACGAAGCCTGGGCCATTGCTGTGGCATTCGTCACATGCCGCCAGCAGATGACTCGTGAGCCGGTGGAGGGCTCGCGCGCCGGGCCCGCCCGCCGTCGGCTCCCGGCACGTCACGAACCGGCTATGACCTGGGCTGCATAGGTATACGAGGAGATCGCGCGCACGGTAAGTTCTTGCGTCATGGAGGAGCTGGACCGGCAAATCGTGCAGCTGCTCGTCGAGGACGGGCGGATGAGTTACACCGATCTGGGCAAGGCCACGGGCCTGTCCACGTCCGCCGTGCACCAACGGGTGCGCCGGCTGGAACAGCGCGGCGTCATCCGCGGCTACGCGGCGGTCGTCGACTCCGAGGCCGTCGGGCTGCCCCTGACGGCCTTCATCTCGGTGAAGCCGTTCGACCCCAGCGCCCCCGACGACATCGCCGAACGGCTGGCCGGAGTACCCGAGATCGAGGCCTGCCACAGCGTGGCCGGTGACGAGAACTACATCCTCAAGGTCCGGGTGGCCACCCCGCACGAGCTGGAGGAGCTGCTCGGCCGGCTCCGGGCGCTCGCGGGCGTCTCCACACGCACGACCGTCGTACTGTCCACTCCGTACGAGGCCCGGCCGCCGCGGATCTGAGCGCGACCGGGGGTCCGCGTGCCGGGCGGGCCCGGTGACGCGCGAGACTGTTCCCATGACTGAGCACGCCCCCCAGCCGAAGACCGTCCTGCTCCGCCGGGGCGAGGTCCACAGCCCCGCCGATCCGTTCGCGACCGCGATGGTCGTCGAGCGTGGTCAGGTCGCCTGGGTCGGTTCCGAGGGCGCCGCCGACGCCTTCGCGGACGGCGTCGACGACGTGGTCGACCTGGACGGCGCCCTGGTGACGCCGGCCTTCACCGACGCCCATGTGCACACCACGTCCACGGGCCTCGCGCTCACCGGCCTCGATCTCTCCTCCGCCCTCTGTCTCGCGGACGCCCTCGCCCGCGTCCGGGCCTTCGCCGCCGCCCGTCCGCTGGACAAGGTGCTGCTCGGACACGGCTGGGACGCCTCCCGCTGGCCTGAGGGTCGCCCCCCGCTCCGGCGCGAGCTGGACGAGGCCACGGGTGGCCGGCCGCTCTACCTCAGCCGGATCGACGTCCACTCCGCGGTGGTCACCACCGCGCTGCTGGACCTGGCGCCCGCCGCCCGCGGGCGCGCCGGGTTCACGGACGGCGAGCCGCTGACCCGCGACGCCCATCACGTCGTTCGCGCCGCCGCGTTCGCAGCCGTGACGCCCGTCCAGCGCGCCGAGGCCCAGCGGGCCGCCCTCGCGCACGCCGTCTCCCTCGGCATCGGCTCGGTCCACGAGTGCGCGGGGCCGGAGATCTCGTCCGAGGACGACTTCACGGACCTGCTGCGTCTCGCCGCACAGGAGCCCGGCCCCCGCGTCGTCGGCTACTGGGCCGAGCAGGACGTCGAGAAGGCGCGCCGGCTGGGTGCGACCGGCGCCGCAGGGGACCTGTTCGTCGACGGCGCCCTCGGCTCCCACACCGCCTGTCTGCACGGCCCGTACGCGGACGCCGACCACACCGGCACCGCCTACCTGGACGCCGTCGACGTCGCCGCGCACGTGGTGGCCTGCACGGAGGCGGGCCTCCAGGGCGGCTTCCACGCCATCGGGGACGCCGCCGTCGCCGCCGTCGTCGAGGGCGTCCGCGCCGCCGCCGAGAAGGTCGGTCCGGCCCGCGTCCGCGCGGCCCGCCACCGTGTCGAGCACGCCGAGATGCTCACGCCCGAGACGATCGCCGCCTTCGCCGAGCTGGGGCTCACCGCCTCCGTCCAGCCCGCCTTCGACGCCCTGTGGGGCGGCGAGGAGGGCATGTACGCCCAGCGGCTGGGCGCCGAACGGGCCCGCTCCCTGAACCCCTTCGCCGCCCTCCTGCGCGCCGGGGTCCCGCTCGCCTTCGGCTCCGACAGCCCGGTCACGCCCCTCGACCCCTGGGGCACGGTGCGGGCCGCCGCCTTCCACCGCACTCCCGAGCACCGGGTGTCCGCCCGGGCCGCCTTCACGGCCCACACCCGTGGCGGCTGGCGCGCCGTCGGCCGGGACGACGCCGGGGTCCTGGTCCCGGGCGCTCCCGCCGACTACGCGGTCTGGCGCACGGACGAACTGGTCGTCCAGGCACCCGACGACCGGGTCGCCCGATGGTCCACCGACCCCCGCTCCGGCACCCCCGGCCTGCCGGATCTGACCCCCGGCGGCGAACTCCCGGTCTGCCTGCGCACCGTGGTCGGCGGCCGCACCGTGTTCCTGCGCCCGAGCGAGTGATCTCCCGGGTCCGCCCGACGAAGATCACCCGTCCGCCCGCCGACATACGCTCCGCGCCGCCTCCGCCCTGACCTGGGCATTGAGGGGAAACGCGCAGGTCGGACCGCTGTTGACAGCCGACGGCGGGGGGCCGGTAGGTTCGGCGGAGTCCACCACCGGACGCCCCGCCCCGGGGAACGCCCGCACACTCGCCGCGGCGCCGCTGGGTCAGGGACGGAGTGCCGCACCGGCACACCGCCACTGGCAGCCAGGCTCAGCGCCCGCGCCGCAACGAGGGAACGTTCCGGCCGGTCGGGGAGGTGTGACCCGGATGGGGCCCGGGCGCTCAGTAGACAACGGCTTTCGGTCGACCCGCAGCCAGCGGATCCCGGGCCGGCCCGAAGAGTACCGGGCCCCCATCCGCAGCGGATCCGACCGCACCGGAGTGCGTTCACTCCCGCAGGGCGGGTACGTACATACAAGCCCAAAGGTACGTTCTTACCCCGATCTCGCGGGTCCGACACCACCGTACGAACGTCCCGTCATGTCGGCCCAGGCGGTGGCCACTATGGTGGACCCCTGCGTACGGACTTGAAGGGGCAGTAGTGAACGACGGCGACGGGACCCTCGCGGCACAGGACCGGGGGAGGCAGTTCGGTCCGCTCGGCACGGCCTTGGTGATCATCCCGACCTACAACGAGGCGGAGAACATCAAGTCGATCGTCGGCCGGGTGCGCAAGGCTGTCCCCGAGGCTCACGTCCTCGTGGCCGACGACAACAGCCCCGACGGCACCGGCAAGCTCGCCGACGAGCTGGCCGCGGGCGACGACCGGGTCCGGGTCCTGCACCGCAAGGGCAAGGAAGGCCTCGGCGCCGCCTACCTCGCGGGATTCCGCTGGGGTCTGGAGAACGACTACGGCGTGCTGATCGAGATGGACGCCGACGGCTCCCACCAGCCCGAGGAGCTGCCCCGCCTGCTCACCGCGCTGAAGAGCGCCGACCTGGTGCTGGGCTCCCGCTGGGTGCCGGGCGGCCGGGTGGTGAACTGGCCGAGGTCCCGCGAGGTCATCTCCCGCGGCGGCAGCCTCTACTCCCGTCTCGCCCTCGACCTCCCCCTGCGCGACATCACCGGCGGCTACCGCGCGTTCCGCCGCGAGACCCTCGAGGGCCTCGGCCTGGAAGAGGTCGCCTCCCAGGGGTACTGCTTCCAGGTCGACCTTGCCCGGCGGGCCGTCAAGGCCGGCTTCCACGTCGTCGAGGTCCCGATCACCTTCGTCGAGCGCGAGCACGGCGACTCCAAGATGAGCCGTGACATCCTCGTCGAGGCGCTGTGGCGGGTCACCGCGTGGGGCGTGGGGGAGCGGGTCGGCAAGATCACAGGCCGGGGCGGCGGCCGGGCCGAGCGCCCGGTCACGCCCGGGGATTCGCGGGGCGGCGCGTCCCGTCCGGCCGCGGCCGCGTCCGTCTCCGGTGGCGCCACGGCTCGGGCCGCCGGCGACGCGGTCGGGTCCGACGAGGACGGTCCCGGGACCGAAAGTGCCGCTGTCGTGTCCGGCCACGAGACCTCGGCGGGACCGGGTACCCCCGACGAGACGGGCCGCGAGGCCGGGGGAGCCGCGGGTACCGCCGCCGCCGGGTCCGGCCGCGCCGACGCCGCGTCCGCCACGTCCGACGAGGGTGCCCCCTCGGGCGACGATGCTGCCGACGCGTCCGCCGACGATGCCGGTCCGGCGGGCGGGGAGGCCGTCGAGCCGGCCGAGGCCGCCGGGGACGGTTCCGGGGCCGACGCGAAGGCCGCCGGGTCCGGTGACGAGGGGAAGCCTCACAGCGCCCGCTGACCCGCCCCTTATGCCGCTCTGAGCCGGGTCCGGGCACACTGGACACATGACGACTGGCTCTCCGACCCCCGCGTATCCGACCGACGCCCGGCCCCGCAGCAGTGAACCCCGCCGCTCCCGGCTGCGGACGTTCCTGCCGCTGGGCCTCGCCGCGTGGCTGGTGCTGGAGATCTGGCTGCTGACCGTGGTCGCGGGCGCGACGAGCGGACTGGTGGTCCTGCTCCTGCTCGTCGCCGGATTCGTCCTCGGCGCCGTCGTGATCAAGCGGGCCGGACGCCGGGCCTTCCGCAATCTGAACGAAGCGCTCCAGCGCGGCGCACCGTCCGACCGCAGCGGCGGCAACGGCCTCATGATGCTCGGCGGCCTGCTCCTGATGATCCCTGGGCTGGCCTCCGACGTGGTCGGCCTGCTCCTGCTGCTCCCGCCGGTCCAGAAGGCGGTCAGCGCCTTCGGGGAGCGCAAGCTGCGCGAGGCCGCGCGCACGCCCGGCACCCTGGGCGACGCCTTCCAGCAGGCCCGTATCCACCGCCCCGACGGCAAGGTCGTACCGGGCGAGGTCATCAGGGGCGAGGTCATCCGCGACGAGCGGTGACCTCGACGAGCGGTGACCTCACCGGCCGGTGACCTCACCGGCCGGTGACCTCACCGACGGGGTCCGACCTCCTGGTCGGGCCCCGTCTCCGTGCCGGGGCCCGGGAGGCGGGGACAGCACAAGACCGCGGGCGCCGTACGTGTTTCACGTACGGCGCCCGCGGTCTTGTCGTGCGCTGTGAAGCCGGGCGCAGCCCCTTGGGGGCTACGCGCTTTTACGGCTGTCGCGGGGATGCACCGCAAGGTTCATCGCCCCGGACCGCAGAACGGCGAGCCGCTCCTCGAGGACCTCTTCGAGTTCCTCGCGGGTCCGCCGCTCCATCAGCATGTCCCAATGCGTACGCGCGGGCTTGGCCTTCTTTTCCTCAGGGCCGTCGCCGTCGACGAGGAGTGCAGGGGCTCCACAGACCTTGCACTCCCACTCCGGCGGAATCTCCGCCTCGACCGAGAAGGGCATCTCAAAGCGGTGCCCCTTCTCGCATGCGTACTCCACGGCCTGGCGCGGGGCCAGGTCGATGCCGCGGTCCGTCTCGTAGCTGGTCACCACGAGGCGCGTGCCGCGAAGAGCTCGCTCACTCATGAATCGTGCCTCCCGGGCTTGTCGCCCACAGGACAGGTGTCGCTGTCGTCGTCATCCGGTCAACGTCCGGTCGGCGGTAAAGATTCCCGTTCCGAGCCCGTTCCGGGTGGTGGGTCGCCGTCGTAGCCGCAGCCTTGTCAATCAGTGCAGTACCCACCGGCGCCCGGTATGTCACATCTGAAAGGAGATGTCACCCAGCGTTTCGGCATCTTTGACGCGCAGTAACGGTACGCCTGGCAGGCCAAACGCGTACACTACCGCCCTTTCGCCTTGAGTGCTAAATCCGCTCGGGCACGGGATTGCCCGCGTCGCCGATCGCCCGCCGTACGGGTACCCGGGCGAGCAGCGCGAACCCGACGACGAAGAAGACCACCAGCGAGATGATCGCGTCCCGGTAGCTCCCGGTCAGCTGGTACGTGACGCCGAAGAGAAGAGGGCCCAGCCAGCTCATGCCGCGGTCGCTCATCTCGTACGCCGAGAAGTACTCGGCCTCCTTGCCGGGCGGGACCAGGTGGGAGAAGAGGGAACGGGACAGGGCCTGGCTCCCGCCGAGCACCAGCCCGATCGCGGCCGCGAGCAGGAAGAACCCGACCGGTGCCCCGGCCGGCAGGAAGTACCCGGCGCCCAGGGTGAGCGTCCAGGCGGCCAGCGAGCCGAGGACGGTGCGCTTCGCGCCGTAGGCCCGGGCCAGCCGCCCCATGCCCAGGGCGCCGGCGACGGCCAGCACCTGCACCAGCAGGACGGCGCCGATCAGCGTGGACTGGCCGAGGCCCAGCTCCTGCGAGCCGTAGACGGAGGCCTGGGAGATCACCGTCTGGATGCCGTCGTTGTAGACCAGGTAGGCGAGGAGGAAGGCGAGGGTCAGCGGGTGGCGGCGCATGTCGCGGACCGTGGCCGCGAGCTGGCGCAGCCCCGGAACCGTACGGGGCGTCCCGGAGTCCGCCTTGCGCGCCGCGGACGGGCGGTCGCGCAGGCGCAGCAGCGGGACCAGGGTGAAACCGCCCCACCACAGGCCGGCCGAGGCCAGGCAGATCCGTACGGCCGTCGACTCGGAGACGCCGAAGGAGTCGTGCGCCAGGTAGAGCACCAGATCGGCGACGAGGACCAGCGAGCCCGCCGCGTAGCCGAAGGCCCAGCCGCGGGAGGAGACCGCGTCGCGTTCCTCGGGCGGGGCGATCTGCGGCAGATAGGAGTTGTAGAGCATCATCGCCACCGACTGGGCCGCGTTCGCCACGATCAGCAGGGCCCCGCCGAGCAGATAACGGTCGCCGCCCAGGAAGAACATGGCGGTCGTGGCGGCCGCGCCCGTGTAGGCGGCGGCGCCCAGGAGGGGCTTCTTGCGGCCGCTGCGGTCGGCGGCCGCGCCCACCAGGGGCATCACCAGCACGGCCACGACGACCGACAGGGACACCGCGTAGGGGAAGAAGGAGCCGGCGCGCACCGGGATGCCCAGCGGGTGCACGTACCCGTCGGCGTCCGCCGCCCGTTCGGCGACCGAGGTCAGGTACGGGCCGAGGAACACGGTGAGCACGCTCGTCGAGTAGACGGAGCAGGCCCAGTCGTAGAAGTACCAGCCGCGCTGCTCGCGCCGCCGTCCCGCGGCCTCTTCGGACGCCGTCGTCCGCACGGTGTCGATGTCCACCCGTGCCCTCGCTTCCCGCTCTGCCGCAGCCGCGCGGGCGGCGGGACCGAGGTCAGACCCAGACGCCCCGGTCCTCCATGACCTCGCGCAACGTGTCGATGTGATCGGTCATGATGCCATCGACCCCCAGGTCGAGGAGCCGGTGCATCCGATCCGCGTCGTTGATCGTCCACACGTGCACCTGGAGCCCGCGCGCATGGGCGGCGCGCACGAAGCGGGCGTCCACGACCTGTATGCCGGCGTGGGCCTCGGGAACCTGCGCGGCGACCGCCGAGCGGCGCAGCGCCGCCGGTATCCCCCAGGACCGCAGCCGCAGGTTCAGCACGCCCCGGGTGCCGTACGAGGTCGCCAGCCGCGGTCCGGCCAGCCGCTGGGCGCGCATCACCCGGGCCTCCGAGAACGAGCCGACGCAGACCCGGTCCCACGCGCGCGTGCGGGCGATCAGGTTGAGCAGGGGGTGCAGCGCCGGCTCCGCCTTGAGGTCGACGTTCCACCGCACCTCGGGGAAGGTCTCCAGCAGTTCCTCGAAGAGCGGCACCGGTTCCTCGCCGGCCACGCGCGCGTGGTGTACGTCCGACCACAGCAGATCGGCGATGCGGCCCGCGCCGTCGGTCACCCGGTCCAGCGTCGCGTCGTGGAAGGCGACGAGCTTGCCGTCGCGGGTGGCGTGCACATCGGTCTCGATGTAGCGGTAGCCCGCCTCGACGGCGCGCCGGAACTGCGCCGTCGTGTTCTCCAGGCCGTCGGCGCTGCCACCGCGGTGGGCGAAGGGGATGGGCCCCGGGTGGTCGAGGTAGGGGTGGCGTACGGCACTGGTGGTCACGGACGCAGTATGGCTCCCCGGGGTGACCCGGTGGCAACGACCGTGCTGCCGCCCGGTGCCGCGGGCACGGCGAACACCTTCAGGAAGAGCTGTGCGAGCGGGCCGATGCCCACCGCGTAGAGCAGGGTGCCGACGCCGATGGTGCCGCCGAGGGCGAAGCCGGTCACCACGACCGCGATCTCCACCGCCGTCCGCATCAGCCGGATCGAACGCCCGGTACGCCGGTGCAGTCCCGTCATCAGTCCGTCGCGCGGCCCGGGCCCGAAGGCGGCCGCGATGTAGAGGCCGGTGGCCGCCCCGTTGAGCACGATGCCCACGAGCAGCAACGGGATCCGCACGCCGAGCCCGTGCGCGTCAGGGACGCACGCGAGCGCGCCGTCCATCGCGAGGCCGACGACGAAGACGTTGGAGACCGTGCCGAGCCCCGGGCGCTGGCGCAGCGGGATCCACAGCAGCAGCACCACGGCGCCCACGATGATCGACACCACGCCGATGGTCAGGCCGGTGAGCTCGGCGAGACCCTGGTGGAGCACGTTCCAGGGTTCGAGACCCAGGCCCGCCCGCACCAGCAGGGCGGAGCTGACGCCGTAGAGCGCGAGGCCGGCGTACAGCTGGAACAGCCGGCGGACGAGGCGCCCGCCCGGCTCCGGCCCGGACGACTGCGGCGGTGCCGCTGACGGCGGTGGCGGCTCGGACAAGGGGTCCCCCTGGTGGTGGTAGTGGCCTGACCCATGACACTGTGTGGCTTGGAAGTGAACGCCATCCATGGCCAATTCCAGGAAGGTGGACTGGTAATCATGGCGCAGTGGACCTCGGCGGTGGGAGCCGCACAGCTCGCGCGGCTGCTCAAGTCACAGCAGGACCGCCCGGCGGGCCCCGGGTCGCGCCGTCCGCCCGCCTACCGTGCGCTCGCCGACGGTATCCGTCTGCTGGTCCTCGAAGGGCGGGTTCCGGTCGCCGCCCGTCTGCCCGCCGAACGGGAACTGGCCCTGTCCCTGTCCGTGAGCCGGACGACCGTCGCCGCCGCCTACGAGGCGCTGCGCGCGGAGGGCTTCCTGGAGTCGCGGCGCGGCGCGGGCAGCTGGACGGCCGTCCCGGCGGGCAACCCGGTACCGGCGCGCGGCCTCGAACCGCTGCCGCCCGAGGCCCTCGGTTCGATCATCGACCTGGGCTGCGCGGCCCTTCCCGCGCCCGAGCCCTGGCTCACCCGTGCCGTGCGGGGCGCGCTGGAGGAGCTGCCCCCCTACGCCCACACGCACGGCGACTATCCGGCGGGCCTGCCCGCGCTGCGGTCGATGATCGCCGAGCGGTACACCGCGCGCGGCATCCCGACGATGCCCGAGCAGATCATGGTCACCACCGGCGCCATGGGGGCCATCGACGCCATCTGCCACCTCTTCGGGGGGCGCGGCGAACGCATCGCCGTGGAGTCGCCCTCCTACGCCAACATCCTCCAGCTGATGCGGGAGGCGGGTGCCCGTCTGGTGCCCGTCGCCATGGCCGAGGGGCTCGCCGGCTGGGACATGGACCGCTGGCGCCAGGTCCTGCGCGAGGCCGCGCCGCGCATCGCGTACGTCGTCGCCGACTTCCACAACCCGACCGGCGCGCTCGCCGACGAGGACCAGCGGCGCCGGCTCGTGGAGGCGGCCCGGTCCGCGGGGACGGTGCTGGTCGCCGACGAGACCATGAGCGAACTCTGGCTGGACGACGTCGAGATGCCCCGGCCCGTGTGCGGCTTCGACCCGGCCGGCTCCACGGTGATCACGGTCGGGTCCGCGAGCAAGGCCTTCTGGGCGGGCATGCGCATCGGCTGGGTGCGGGCGGCCCCGGACGTCGTCCGCAGCCTCGTCGCGGCCCGTGCCTACGCCGATCTGGGCACGCCCGTGCTCGAACAACTGGCGGTGAACTGGCTGTTCAGCACCGGCGGCTGGGAACAGGCCGTCGAACTGCGGCGCAGCCAGGCCAGGGAGAACCGCGACGACCTGGTGGCGGCGGTCCGGCGTGAGCTGCCCGAGTGGGAGTTCGCGGTGCCCCGGGGCGGCCTGACGCTGTGGGTGCGGGCGGGTGGGCTCTCCGGATCGCGGCTGGCCGAGGCGGGGGAGCGGGTGGGCCTGCGGGTGCCCTCCGGGCCCCGGTTCGGAGTCGACGGCGCCTTCGAGGGGTACGTCCGGCTGCCGTTCACCGTGGGAGGCGCGGTCGCGGAGGAGGCGGCGGCACGACTGGCGGCCGCGGCACGCATCGTGGAGAGCGGCGGGACGGTGGGCGCGGAGAGCCCCCGCACCTTCGTCGCCTGACGGCGACCGGCCAAGCCCGCCTCACGACGCCCCCTCGCCGCCGGTCCTGTGCGGGGCGTGACACCCGTGCGGGACGCGACGTCCGCGTTGGGCGTGACGCCCGTGCGGGACGCGATGCCCGCGCGGTGCACGACGTGCGTGCGGGACATGGTGAGCGCACCGGCACGGTGCCCGCGCAGGGGCGTGAAGCCCGTGGGGCGACGCCTGCCCGGGTCACGACATGCCCGCGGTTCGCGACACGCGCTCGGGGCACGAGGCCGGCCCGGGGCATGACGGCCGCCTGGGACGCGACGGCCGCTCAAGCCTCAGGATGCCTGTTCGGCGCCCACCGTCTCCGGGTTCCTGGCGTTCGCGTCGGCGGTCTCCGCCGGGTCCGCGGGCGCGTGGTCCGCCTTCGCGGCCACGGTCTTCGCCGGCAC is part of the Streptomyces asoensis genome and harbors:
- a CDS encoding TetR/AcrR family transcriptional regulator, with product MSISEQREVARPRARGTERSLARRAELISIGRKLFADTSYDALSMDDIARQAHVAKGLIYYYFQSKRGYYLAIIQDSVADLVTFAASGLELPQVDRVHRTIDGYLRYAEHNQAAYRTIVSGGVGFDTEVHAIRDGVRAAIVATIAEGAYGSSDIPALPRMGLLAWLCSVEGATLEWIARPELSREVMVELLVKTLGGSLRAIEEMDPAFTAPKPAQRVD
- a CDS encoding glycoside hydrolase family 18 protein, producing the protein MHTRLRPRPGPRGRLRTLVSAVCCAAVGAALLAGAGTATAGETHPDKTHPADANRSKVVGYFTDWGIYDRQYYVKNIETSGSADRLTHINYAFGNVVDGKCALGDPWADTDKPFTAGESVDGVADTAGQSLSGNFNQLRKLKKLHPRLKVIWSFGGWSWSGGFGEAAKDPAAFARSCHDLVENPAWADVFDGIDIDWEYPNACGLTCDTSGREAFRDVMAALRAEFGRRELLTAAITADATAGGRIDAADYAGAARYLDWYNPMTYDYFGTWAAAGPTAPHSPLTSYRGIPQRGNDTATTIAKLKSLGIPSRKLLLGIGFYGRGWTGVTQAKPGGAATGPAAGTYEAGSEDYKVLKVKCPATGTVGGTAYAKCGSDWWSYDTPRTIATKMKYRAAQGLGGTFFWELSGDTANGELIHAIK
- a CDS encoding Lrp/AsnC family transcriptional regulator, which encodes MEELDRQIVQLLVEDGRMSYTDLGKATGLSTSAVHQRVRRLEQRGVIRGYAAVVDSEAVGLPLTAFISVKPFDPSAPDDIAERLAGVPEIEACHSVAGDENYILKVRVATPHELEELLGRLRALAGVSTRTTVVLSTPYEARPPRI
- a CDS encoding amidohydrolase, with amino-acid sequence MTEHAPQPKTVLLRRGEVHSPADPFATAMVVERGQVAWVGSEGAADAFADGVDDVVDLDGALVTPAFTDAHVHTTSTGLALTGLDLSSALCLADALARVRAFAAARPLDKVLLGHGWDASRWPEGRPPLRRELDEATGGRPLYLSRIDVHSAVVTTALLDLAPAARGRAGFTDGEPLTRDAHHVVRAAAFAAVTPVQRAEAQRAALAHAVSLGIGSVHECAGPEISSEDDFTDLLRLAAQEPGPRVVGYWAEQDVEKARRLGATGAAGDLFVDGALGSHTACLHGPYADADHTGTAYLDAVDVAAHVVACTEAGLQGGFHAIGDAAVAAVVEGVRAAAEKVGPARVRAARHRVEHAEMLTPETIAAFAELGLTASVQPAFDALWGGEEGMYAQRLGAERARSLNPFAALLRAGVPLAFGSDSPVTPLDPWGTVRAAAFHRTPEHRVSARAAFTAHTRGGWRAVGRDDAGVLVPGAPADYAVWRTDELVVQAPDDRVARWSTDPRSGTPGLPDLTPGGELPVCLRTVVGGRTVFLRPSE
- the fxsA gene encoding FxsA family membrane protein — encoded protein: MTTGSPTPAYPTDARPRSSEPRRSRLRTFLPLGLAAWLVLEIWLLTVVAGATSGLVVLLLLVAGFVLGAVVIKRAGRRAFRNLNEALQRGAPSDRSGGNGLMMLGGLLLMIPGLASDVVGLLLLLPPVQKAVSAFGERKLREAARTPGTLGDAFQQARIHRPDGKVVPGEVIRGEVIRDER
- a CDS encoding RNA polymerase-binding protein RbpA, translating into MSERALRGTRLVVTSYETDRGIDLAPRQAVEYACEKGHRFEMPFSVEAEIPPEWECKVCGAPALLVDGDGPEEKKAKPARTHWDMLMERRTREELEEVLEERLAVLRSGAMNLAVHPRDSRKSA